One genomic region from Halobacteriovorax vibrionivorans encodes:
- a CDS encoding porin: MTGIIAMAVLSSAAFANTIVPETSRDGKTKNSSAIAVTQQMRTFVAGEYMNETIEPDVANAKDLTDSGFSVFGGWSNKMVSVEADLSMSEQEDENTANSATDVSNYDVKVGYRINKEFALGLGYEMGTEEPTTGADTDTSKIELAGSYMMKDLMLGASFAINSRDNGTTDGSYNTLTVGVGSNANNMSWEAGLTYDMEEEDDLNRGSRFGLFAGMTKVVNNIEIDADLSYTTGDTTVTNPADYSVLDFNVDAEFLVTDMFYVTPGLYYTSAEGASYKALSGLDEYTIMGLSADFGYRANKVDATFGIDYDLASNYNTGSEEDMDRMAWKVNVAYNF; the protein is encoded by the coding sequence ATGACAGGTATTATTGCAATGGCAGTACTTTCTTCTGCAGCATTCGCAAACACAATCGTTCCAGAAACTTCACGTGATGGAAAAACTAAAAACTCTTCAGCTATCGCTGTAACTCAACAAATGAGAACATTTGTTGCTGGTGAGTATATGAACGAAACAATTGAGCCAGATGTAGCCAATGCTAAAGACTTAACAGACTCTGGTTTCAGTGTGTTTGGTGGTTGGTCTAACAAGATGGTTTCAGTAGAAGCTGATCTTTCTATGTCAGAGCAAGAAGACGAGAATACTGCTAATTCAGCAACAGATGTATCTAACTATGACGTTAAGGTTGGTTATAGAATCAATAAGGAATTTGCTTTAGGTCTAGGTTATGAGATGGGTACTGAGGAGCCAACAACAGGCGCAGACACAGACACTTCTAAAATCGAACTTGCTGGATCTTATATGATGAAAGACCTAATGCTAGGTGCTTCATTTGCAATCAACTCACGTGATAACGGAACTACTGATGGTTCTTATAATACACTTACTGTTGGTGTTGGTTCAAATGCTAACAATATGTCATGGGAAGCAGGTCTTACTTATGACATGGAAGAAGAAGACGATTTAAATAGAGGCTCAAGATTTGGTTTATTTGCTGGTATGACTAAGGTTGTGAACAACATCGAAATCGATGCTGACTTATCTTATACAACTGGTGATACGACAGTAACAAATCCTGCCGATTACTCTGTTCTTGACTTCAATGTTGATGCTGAATTCTTAGTAACAGATATGTTCTACGTAACACCTGGTCTTTACTATACTTCAGCTGAAGGTGCTAGCTATAAAGCTCTTTCTGGTTTAGATGAGTATACTATCATGGGATTATCAGCTGACTTTGGATATAGAGCAAATAAGGTAGATGCAACATTTGGTATCGACTATGACCTTGCTTCTAACTACAACACTGGTTCAGAAGAAGACATGGATAGAATGGCATGGAAAGTTAACGTAGCTTACAACTTCTAA